TGCTGCATACCGTGGCCAGCCCCCCGTTAGGCCTGTCGCCGCGCATCTCGGCGCGGCTCAAGGTGATGTCGCGGATGGACATCGCAGAGCGACGGGTGCCCCAGGACGGCCGCATCAAGATGAACCTGTCCAAGAGCCGTGCCATCGACTTCCGCGTCAGCAGCTGCCCGACCCTGTTCGGCGAGAAGATCGTTCTGCGTATCCTCGACCCGAACAGCGCCATGCTCGGTATCGACAAGCTCGGCTATGAACCCGAGCAGAAGGATCGCTTCATGAACGCGATCCACAAGCCCTACGGCATGGTGCTGGTCACCGGCCCCACGGGCAGCGGCAAGACCGTGTCCCTGTACACGGCGCTGAACATCCTCAACACCGACGACCGCAACATCTCCACCTGTGAGGACCCGGTGGAAATCAACCTGCCGGGCATCAACCAGGTGAACATGAACCCCAAGGCGGGGCTCACTTTCGCCGCCGCCCTGCGCGCCTTCCTGCGTCAGGACCCGGACATCGTCATGGTGGGTGAGATCCGCGACCTGGAGACCGCCGAGATCGCCGTCAAGGCGGCTCAGACCGGCCACTTGGTGCTGTCCACGCTGCATACCAACGATGCCCCACAGACCCTCACGCGTCTGATGAACATGGGCGTGCCGTCGTACAACATTGCCTCGTCGGTGCACCTGATCATCGCCCAGCGCCTTGCCCGGCGCCTATGCAACAACTGCAAGACACCCCTGGACATCCCCAAGGAAACGCTGAAGGACGAGGGCTTCACCGACGAGGACCTGAACGACCTCAAGGTGTTCGGTCCGGTGGGTTGCGACCAGTGCACCCAGGGCTACAAGGGCCGCGTGGGCATTTACCAGGTCATGCCGGTGAGCGAGGAGATGGGCCGCATCATCATGGAAGGCGGCAATGCCATGCAGCTGGAGGAACAGGCCGCCAAGGAGGGCATCAATGACCTGCGTCGCTCGGGACTCATGAAAGTCATGCAGGGCGTCACCAGCCTGGATGAGATCAACCGCGTCACCAAGGATTAGAGACGATGGCACAGAAAGCCGCAAAACAGCAGCCGACGTTCACCTGGGAAGGTGTCGACAAGCGCGGCGAGCGGGTCAAGGGGGAGAACAAGGCCTCTAACGTCACCATGATGAAGGCGGAACTGCGCCGCCTGGGCATCCAGCCCAAGACCGTACGCAAGAAGTCGGCGCTGTCCAGCCTGGGCCAGCGCAAAAAGAAGATCGAGGCCGGCGACATTGCCGTCTTCAGCCGCCAGCTCGCCACCATGATGGGCGCCGGGGTGCCGCTGGTACAGGGCCTGGACATCATGGCCCAGGGGCATCAGAACCCCTCCATGCGCGAGCTGATACAGAACATCAAAACCGACGTTGAGGGCGGTACGAACCTCAGCGAGACGCTGCGCAAGCACCCGCGCCACTTTGGCGATCTCTTCTGCAATCTTGTGGAGGCCGGCGAATCCGCCGGTGTTCTGGACACCCTGCTGGACAAGCTCGCCACCTATCTGGAAAAGACGGAATCCATCAAGAAAAAGATCCGCAAGGCGATGTTCTACCCATCCGCGGTCATCGCGGTGGCATTCATCGTCACAGCCATCCTGTTGATCTTCGTGGTGCCCGAGTTCCAGAACATGTTCCAGAGCTTCGGCGCTGATCTGCCGGTGTTCACGCAGTTCGTCATCAACCTCTCGGACCTGTTCCAGAATTACTGGTACATCATCTTCGGCGGCATCATCGCTGCGGTGGTGGCCTTCGTGGCGGTGCATCGACGATCACCAAAATTCCGCCGATTCCTGGACCGTGTACTGCTGAAGCTGCCCATTGTCGGCCCCATCCTGGACAAGGCCGCCACCGCGCGCTTTGGCCGCACGCTGTCCACCATGTTCGCGGCCGGCGTGCCTCTGGTGGAGGCCCTGGAGTCGGTCTCCGGTGCCTGCGGCAGCACGGTGTACGAAGACGCCATCATGGAGATGAAGGACCAGGTGGCATCCGGCCAGCAGCTCAACGTGGCCATGCGACTGTCCAACCTGTTCCCGCACATGGTGGTGCAGATGGCCGCCATCGGCGAGGAATCCGGCTCCCTGGACACCATGCTGGCGAAGGTCGCTGACTTCTACGAAGAAGAGGTGGACAACCAGATCGACAGCCTCAGCAGTCTGCTGGAGCCCCTGATCATGGCGGTTCTGGGGGTGCTGGTCGGTGGCCTGGTCATCGCCATGTACCTGCCCATCTTCCAGATGGGCCAGGTGGTCTGAGCTGGCCCGGGAACCGCGATGACGTTACTGGACGCCCTCCAGCAGCCTGCCATGCTCGTTCCCTCGGTGTTCGTGCTGGGGCTGTTGGTGGGCAGCTTTGTCAACGTGGTGATCCTGCGGCTACCGGTCATGCTGGAGCGGGACTGGCAACAGCAGGCCAGCGAGATCCTCGGGCAGCCCCAGGAAAACGCCCCTCGCGAGCGGTTCGATCTGATCCATCCCGGATCCCGGTGCCCCGGCTGCCAGCGGCCGATCCGCCCCTGGGAAAACATCCCGGTCATCAGCTGGCTGGCCCTGCGGGGTCGCTGTCGCGGCTGCGGCCAGCGCATCAGCGCACGCTACCCTCTCGTGGAGCTGATCACCGGACTGCTCTCCGCCTCGGTGGCGTCGCACTTCGGCTGGGGCCCGGAACTCGCGGCGGCGCTGATACTCACATGGACGCTCGTTGCCCTGTCCGGCATCGATATCGATCACCAGCTGCTTCCCGACAACATCACCCTGCCGCTGCTCTGGCTTGGCCTTGGCATCAGCCTGGCCGGCCTGTTCACCGGCATCGAGGACGCGGTGATCGGCGCCATGGCCGGATACCTCAGCCTGTGGCTGGTTTTCCACGTCTTCCGCCTGGTCACCGGCAAGGAAGGCATGGGCTACGGCGACTTCAAGCTGCTGGCGTTGCTGGGCGCCTGGCTTGGCTGGCAGGCTCTGCCAGTGATCATCCTTCTCAGCTCCCTGGTGGGTGCCGTGGCAGGCATCGCCATGATCGCGTTGCTCGGCCGTGACCGGCAACTACCGATCCCCTTCGGACCGTACCTTGCCGCGGCCGGCTGGCTTACCTTACTGTGGCGGGACGATATCATCGCCGGTTACCTCCGGTGGTCCGGCCTGGGCTGAGCCACGGCGGGACATTCAAGGAGCCGTCAGAGACCTCATGAACGTCAACTCAGACCATCGCACCCGGGGCGAGCCGTGCTGATCATCGGCCTCACCGGGGGCATTGCCAGCGGCAAGACCACGGTTTCGGACCTGTTCGCAGAACTGGGAGTCCCCGTCGTCGACGCCGATATCGCAGCCCGGCGGGTTGTCGAACCGGGACAGCCGGCCCTGGATGAACTCGCGGCGGCGTTCGGCCAGGATGTCCTCACCGAGTCCGGCACCCTCGACCGCAAGCGGCTCAGGGAGCGGGCGTTCGCTGATGCCGACCTGCGGCAACGCCTGGAGGCCATCCTCCACCCACGCATCCATGAGCACATGGAGGCGGAACTGGCTGCCTGTGACGGCTCCTACGCCATCATGGCCGTGCCGCTGCTGGTGGAAGGGGAACTACTGCACCGGGTTCACCGGGTGCTGGTGGTGGACGTCCCCGAGGAGGTCCAGATCCAGCGACTGATGCAGCGCGACGGCAGTTCCCGGGAGCAAGCCCAGGCGATGCTAGGGGCACAATCACGCCGGGATATGCGCCTGCAGCACGCGGACGACATCGTCGACAACACCGGCAGCGTCGATGACCTGCGCCGGCAGATCGCCGACCTGCACCAACACTACCAGGCCATCGCCGCAGACCGTGCGGCGATGGCTCGCGGGAAGGCTGAGGAGACCGACCGC
The DNA window shown above is from Aquisalimonas sp. 2447 and carries:
- the pilB gene encoding type IV-A pilus assembly ATPase PilB, producing the protein MATANPTMKLSGLAGRLVRDGLIQEADARGAIEAARKAREPLVAHLVDKGLVSARDLAHAGAAEFGVPLMDLDAMEPDTAVVKLVKEKLIRHHQVLPLVKRGKRLFVAVTDATNLEALDEFKFHTGLTTEPVLVEYDKLQRAIEKALDAADSNFGMGDDDLDGDLENVQVTSGDDDDTVTDASEADADDAPVVRFVNKVLVDAINKGASDIHFEPYEKKYRVRFRQDGMLHTVASPPLGLSPRISARLKVMSRMDIAERRVPQDGRIKMNLSKSRAIDFRVSSCPTLFGEKIVLRILDPNSAMLGIDKLGYEPEQKDRFMNAIHKPYGMVLVTGPTGSGKTVSLYTALNILNTDDRNISTCEDPVEINLPGINQVNMNPKAGLTFAAALRAFLRQDPDIVMVGEIRDLETAEIAVKAAQTGHLVLSTLHTNDAPQTLTRLMNMGVPSYNIASSVHLIIAQRLARRLCNNCKTPLDIPKETLKDEGFTDEDLNDLKVFGPVGCDQCTQGYKGRVGIYQVMPVSEEMGRIIMEGGNAMQLEEQAAKEGINDLRRSGLMKVMQGVTSLDEINRVTKD
- a CDS encoding type II secretion system F family protein translates to MAQKAAKQQPTFTWEGVDKRGERVKGENKASNVTMMKAELRRLGIQPKTVRKKSALSSLGQRKKKIEAGDIAVFSRQLATMMGAGVPLVQGLDIMAQGHQNPSMRELIQNIKTDVEGGTNLSETLRKHPRHFGDLFCNLVEAGESAGVLDTLLDKLATYLEKTESIKKKIRKAMFYPSAVIAVAFIVTAILLIFVVPEFQNMFQSFGADLPVFTQFVINLSDLFQNYWYIIFGGIIAAVVAFVAVHRRSPKFRRFLDRVLLKLPIVGPILDKAATARFGRTLSTMFAAGVPLVEALESVSGACGSTVYEDAIMEMKDQVASGQQLNVAMRLSNLFPHMVVQMAAIGEESGSLDTMLAKVADFYEEEVDNQIDSLSSLLEPLIMAVLGVLVGGLVIAMYLPIFQMGQVV
- a CDS encoding A24 family peptidase, encoding MTLLDALQQPAMLVPSVFVLGLLVGSFVNVVILRLPVMLERDWQQQASEILGQPQENAPRERFDLIHPGSRCPGCQRPIRPWENIPVISWLALRGRCRGCGQRISARYPLVELITGLLSASVASHFGWGPELAAALILTWTLVALSGIDIDHQLLPDNITLPLLWLGLGISLAGLFTGIEDAVIGAMAGYLSLWLVFHVFRLVTGKEGMGYGDFKLLALLGAWLGWQALPVIILLSSLVGAVAGIAMIALLGRDRQLPIPFGPYLAAAGWLTLLWRDDIIAGYLRWSGLG
- the coaE gene encoding dephospho-CoA kinase (Dephospho-CoA kinase (CoaE) performs the final step in coenzyme A biosynthesis.), translating into MLIIGLTGGIASGKTTVSDLFAELGVPVVDADIAARRVVEPGQPALDELAAAFGQDVLTESGTLDRKRLRERAFADADLRQRLEAILHPRIHEHMEAELAACDGSYAIMAVPLLVEGELLHRVHRVLVVDVPEEVQIQRLMQRDGSSREQAQAMLGAQSRRDMRLQHADDIVDNTGSVDDLRRQIADLHQHYQAIAADRAAMARGKAEETDR